One region of Azospirillum lipoferum 4B genomic DNA includes:
- a CDS encoding c-type cytochrome, with amino-acid sequence MHAKLSPHRWVMLLLLLSIPVSPFTRKSAAAEGETLFRQQCGACHTVKKDDGPRAGPPLFGVIGRKAGSAAGFEYSDALRGAGFAWDAGHLERWLANSNEFLPGSYMNYRQDDGSVRKSIVNFLETSATR; translated from the coding sequence ATGCACGCGAAACTGTCGCCGCACCGCTGGGTGATGCTGCTGCTCCTGCTGTCCATACCGGTCTCGCCCTTCACGCGGAAATCCGCGGCGGCGGAAGGCGAGACGCTGTTCCGGCAGCAATGCGGAGCCTGCCATACGGTGAAGAAGGACGACGGCCCGCGCGCCGGACCACCGCTGTTTGGCGTCATCGGCCGCAAGGCCGGCTCGGCGGCCGGCTTCGAATACTCCGACGCGTTGCGCGGCGCCGGCTTCGCCTGGGACGCCGGCCATCTGGAACGCTGGCTGGCGAATTCGAACGAATTCCTCCCAGGCAGCTACATGAATTACCGGCAGGACGACGGCAGCGTCCGCAAGAGCATCGTCAATTTCCTCGAAACCAGCGCAACCCGCTGA
- a CDS encoding VOC family protein translates to MAKIIHMMVRVLDEQRSLDFYAKAFGLEPAERLAFDGFTLIYLRNAENDFELELTVNHDRTTPYTHGDGYGHMAVAVDDLQREHARLSALGFPVTPVKEFAPGGALLARFFFVTDPDGYKTEILQRHGRYR, encoded by the coding sequence ATGGCCAAGATCATCCACATGATGGTGCGCGTCCTCGACGAACAGCGGTCGCTGGACTTCTACGCAAAGGCCTTCGGGCTTGAGCCGGCCGAACGGCTGGCCTTCGACGGCTTCACGCTGATCTACCTGCGCAATGCGGAGAACGATTTCGAGCTGGAGCTGACCGTCAACCACGACCGCACCACCCCCTACACCCATGGCGACGGCTACGGCCACATGGCGGTCGCGGTGGACGATCTGCAGCGGGAGCACGCCCGGCTGTCGGCCTTGGGCTTCCCGGTAACGCCGGTGAAGGAGTTCGCCCCCGGCGGCGCGCTGCTGGCCCGCTTTTTCTTCGTCACCGATCCGGACGGCTACAAGACCGAAATCCTGCAACGCCACGGCCGCTACCGCTGA
- a CDS encoding twin-arginine translocation signal domain-containing protein codes for MRVLDKRTRFNRRNFLKTSVASVAAAGAVSSGVLTIASTPAWADALTAIKPDAAKTLLAMVRDLYPHDRLGDAYYEKALASMDQEAAKDATLAGQLNEGAVALDAAARKLRNAPYAAIPAEADRVTVLKSIETTPFFRKIRGDMVVALYNQPEVWAKLGYEGASAEYGGYIHRGFDDLDWIKDA; via the coding sequence ATGCGCGTTCTCGACAAACGGACACGGTTCAACAGGCGGAATTTCCTCAAAACCTCGGTTGCTTCGGTGGCGGCGGCGGGCGCGGTCTCCAGCGGTGTCCTGACGATCGCCTCAACGCCGGCCTGGGCCGATGCGCTCACGGCGATCAAGCCCGACGCTGCCAAAACGCTTCTGGCGATGGTGCGCGACCTCTATCCGCACGACCGGCTGGGCGACGCCTATTACGAGAAGGCGCTGGCCTCGATGGACCAGGAAGCCGCCAAGGACGCGACGCTGGCCGGCCAGCTCAATGAAGGCGCCGTGGCCCTCGATGCCGCCGCGCGCAAGCTGCGCAACGCCCCCTACGCCGCCATCCCGGCCGAGGCGGATCGCGTCACGGTGCTGAAATCCATCGAAACCACCCCGTTCTTCCGCAAAATCCGCGGCGACATGGTGGTCGCCCTCTACAACCAGCCGGAGGTGTGGGCGAAGCTCGGCTACGAAGGGGCGTCCGCCGAATATGGCGGCTACATCCACCGCGGGTTCGACGATCTCGACTGGATCAAGGACGCCTGA
- a CDS encoding GMC family oxidoreductase, whose product MAAKFSLNDDGVVVVIGSGAGGGTLSNELAQKGIKVVCLEAGGRHEIQDFVNDEWKSFSQISWLDKRTTSGAWRVAKDFPNLPAWIVKAVGGSTVHWAGASLRFQEHEFKARTTYGEVEGANLLDWPVTLAEMEPYYAKAEFKMGTTGTNGIPRLPGNNNYKVLAAGAKKLGYTDFHTGNMSINSKPRDGRGPCQQIGFCFQGCKSGAKWSTLYTEIPKGEATGNLEVRPNAQVLKVEHDAKGRVNAVLYADGTGAIQRQKARIVAVAGNSIESPRLLLNSASTMFPDGLANSSGQVGRNYMRHMTGSVYAVFDRPVHMYRGTTMAGIIKDESRFDPRRGFVGGYEMETLSLGVPFMAAFLDPGAWGRDFSSALDAYDHIAGMWLVGEDMPRETNRITLHATEKDKFGLPIPNVHFDDHPNDIAMRTHAYGRGSAVYDAVGAVRTIHTPPYPSTHNLGTNRMSANARDGVVNKWGQAHDIKNLFVSDGSQFTSGASENPTLTIVALAIRQAEYIADQMTKREI is encoded by the coding sequence ATGGCTGCGAAATTCTCATTGAACGACGACGGCGTCGTGGTGGTGATCGGATCGGGTGCCGGCGGCGGTACGCTGTCGAACGAATTGGCCCAGAAGGGGATCAAGGTCGTCTGCCTGGAAGCCGGCGGCCGCCACGAGATCCAGGATTTCGTGAACGACGAGTGGAAGAGCTTCTCCCAGATCTCCTGGCTCGACAAGCGGACCACCTCGGGCGCCTGGCGGGTGGCGAAGGACTTCCCCAACCTGCCGGCCTGGATCGTCAAGGCGGTCGGCGGCTCCACCGTCCATTGGGCCGGTGCGTCGCTGCGCTTCCAGGAGCATGAGTTCAAGGCGCGCACGACCTATGGCGAGGTGGAGGGGGCCAATCTGCTCGACTGGCCGGTGACGCTGGCGGAGATGGAACCCTACTACGCCAAGGCCGAGTTCAAGATGGGCACGACCGGCACCAACGGCATCCCGCGCCTGCCCGGCAACAACAACTACAAGGTGCTGGCGGCCGGCGCCAAGAAGCTGGGCTACACCGATTTCCACACCGGCAACATGTCGATCAACAGCAAGCCGCGCGACGGGCGCGGCCCCTGCCAGCAGATCGGCTTCTGTTTCCAGGGCTGCAAATCAGGCGCGAAATGGTCCACCCTCTACACCGAGATCCCCAAGGGCGAGGCCACCGGCAATCTGGAGGTCCGGCCGAACGCCCAGGTCCTGAAGGTGGAACATGACGCCAAGGGCCGGGTCAACGCCGTGCTCTATGCCGACGGCACCGGCGCCATCCAGCGGCAGAAGGCCCGCATCGTCGCGGTGGCCGGCAACTCGATCGAAAGCCCGCGCCTGCTGCTGAATTCGGCCTCGACCATGTTCCCGGACGGGCTGGCCAACTCCTCCGGTCAGGTCGGGCGCAACTACATGCGGCACATGACCGGTTCCGTCTATGCGGTGTTCGACCGGCCGGTGCACATGTACCGCGGCACCACCATGGCCGGCATCATCAAGGACGAGTCCCGCTTCGACCCGCGACGCGGTTTCGTCGGCGGCTACGAGATGGAAACGCTGTCGCTCGGCGTGCCCTTCATGGCCGCCTTCCTCGATCCCGGTGCCTGGGGCCGCGATTTCAGCTCGGCGTTGGATGCTTACGACCATATCGCCGGCATGTGGCTGGTGGGGGAGGACATGCCGCGCGAGACCAACCGCATCACCCTGCACGCCACCGAGAAGGACAAGTTCGGCCTGCCCATTCCCAACGTGCATTTCGACGACCACCCCAACGACATCGCCATGCGCACCCATGCCTATGGGCGCGGCTCGGCGGTCTATGACGCGGTGGGTGCCGTCCGGACCATCCACACCCCGCCCTACCCGTCCACCCACAATCTCGGCACCAACCGGATGAGCGCCAACGCCCGCGACGGTGTCGTCAACAAATGGGGACAGGCGCACGACATCAAGAACCTGTTCGTGTCGGACGGCAGCCAGTTCACCAGCGGAGCATCGGAGAACCCGACCCTCACCATCGTCGCGCTGGCGATCCGGCAGGCGGAGTATATCGCCGACCAGATGACGAAGCGGGAGATCTGA
- a CDS encoding exonuclease SbcCD subunit D C-terminal domain-containing protein, with protein MRSFRLLHTADWHLGQTLHGIPRDAEHERFLDWLIDRIGEHDVDALVIAGDVFDGQNPPIPALALFYRFVARAKALHPRLDIVVVAGNHDSASRLEAPSPLMTEMGVRVIGTLPSSADGMFDPSPLIVPLRDADGTIAARCVAMPYLRQSDLPAIEEQEDIDPLIEGVRRLYTQAWTGGRDRCRPGEALILTGHCYMRGGALSELSERKILGGNLHALPVDIFPEDAAYVALGHLHRAQAVGGRQEVRYSGSPIPLALDEEPYPHQVVLAEFAAGRLVGHETLRVPRHVTIHRVAEASPEAALERLKRLDLDGALPRDAWPFLEVTVTLPEPRPALRDEVEAVLAGRPVRLLKLGVRLTGSGQTLADSAPPVDLASLEPEEVFRRLYRRSHDGDPDPDLMAAFHELLTGVQETM; from the coding sequence ATGCGGAGCTTCCGTCTTCTCCACACCGCCGACTGGCATCTCGGCCAGACTCTGCACGGCATCCCCCGCGATGCCGAGCATGAGCGTTTCCTCGACTGGCTGATCGACCGCATCGGCGAGCATGATGTGGACGCCCTCGTCATCGCCGGCGATGTGTTCGACGGGCAGAACCCGCCGATCCCCGCGCTTGCCCTCTTCTATCGGTTCGTCGCGCGGGCCAAGGCTCTGCACCCGCGGCTGGACATCGTGGTGGTCGCCGGAAACCACGACAGCGCCAGCCGGCTGGAGGCCCCATCGCCGCTCATGACGGAAATGGGGGTGCGGGTGATCGGCACCCTGCCCTCCTCCGCCGACGGAATGTTCGATCCGTCGCCGCTGATCGTGCCGTTGCGCGATGCCGATGGCACCATCGCGGCCCGTTGCGTCGCCATGCCTTATCTCCGACAGTCCGATCTGCCGGCGATCGAGGAGCAGGAGGACATCGATCCGCTGATCGAGGGCGTGCGGCGGCTCTATACGCAGGCCTGGACCGGCGGCCGTGATCGTTGCCGCCCGGGAGAGGCGCTGATCCTCACCGGTCACTGCTACATGCGCGGCGGCGCCTTGTCGGAATTGAGCGAACGCAAGATCCTGGGCGGCAATCTGCACGCCCTGCCGGTCGACATTTTTCCGGAAGACGCGGCCTATGTCGCGCTGGGCCATCTGCATCGGGCACAGGCGGTGGGCGGACGTCAAGAAGTGCGCTACAGCGGCTCCCCCATTCCGCTCGCGCTGGACGAGGAACCCTATCCCCATCAGGTGGTCCTGGCCGAATTCGCGGCCGGCCGGCTGGTCGGGCATGAGACCTTGCGCGTGCCGCGCCATGTGACGATCCATCGGGTCGCCGAGGCGAGCCCGGAAGCAGCGCTGGAGCGACTGAAGCGACTGGACCTGGACGGCGCCCTGCCCCGCGACGCCTGGCCCTTCCTGGAGGTGACGGTCACCCTGCCGGAGCCGCGCCCCGCCCTGCGCGACGAGGTCGAGGCGGTGCTGGCCGGCCGGCCGGTGCGGCTGCTGAAGCTGGGGGTGCGGCTGACCGGCAGCGGGCAGACGCTGGCGGATAGCGCGCCGCCGGTCGATCTGGCCTCGCTGGAGCCGGAGGAGGTGTTCCGGCGGCTCTACCGCCGCAGTCATGACGGCGACCCCGATCCTGATCTGATGGCGGCCTTCCATGAATTGCTGACCGGCGTTCAGGAGACGATGTGA
- a CDS encoding AAA family ATPase, with protein MRILAVRGANLTSLDGPFAIDFDREPLRRAGLFAITGPTGAGKSTILDALCLALFDSMPRLPEGRGEMLGPEGDPNSIRTTDVRTILRRGAGFGWAEVDFVGIDGDAYRARWEVRRARQKAQGALQQQSMSLSSLDGERRFGDGKKSVLEEIERRLGLTFEQFRRAVLLAQGDFATFLKAPPRERSALLELLTGTEIYSRLSVAAHERANAEKQTLDTLTAQGGGIGVLNDDDRAALQNEAGEAAEAVRAGEQALALAQAALAWHERDGQLAAAEGKAVEAAEATERAWVEAEGRRGAAARLRGLQPLRPLLADADRASGEAAEATAAVGRATETWEAARLAVEEATARHGDSRRRFEAACAEQTKAEPDFERAADLDGRITALTSEQGTAEAAAKAAAQRSGTARKAVQDIDTALSAARNDAARLEVWLRDQTTFAVVANQWERWDRLLGRAIADGRAWEAATRERQRLERELASTEAAAEDVEIRLADARERCRAAEKKLETLRSEAAPSLDEARQARGEAGRRRDGLLALLATGEARQRLATERETAERDRLQRLGEAERDGTAARELAESRAGQRAAVEEAERTLQRLLLAQREDVESLRGRLVEGEACPVCGSVDHPWAGAGVTPLGRVAQDQERHLAELRETLAATVARHAALEAAERAARKEADGLTARLAALAREAEALQLRWAEQTAAVGWEVEGGTLADIRQAVETVDRRLAAIAADEEQALDHRRRLDAAQQEHRRLETAAAGLATECEATRQRLADGRQALALAVAALERTEADRQSALAELAEGLAGEAEWRSRLEREPEDYRAGLAARVADYRQKSDALALAIREVERASGERAVQTAELDAALRAEEEARGRAGDLAARLAEARTARGALLGGRPVALVRKLLAGERHEAEALVEKATFARQDAIARLSAAEQDRETRGEAARLCVDKARVAGERLDRAAADRGVGLEEVRQLLAAAESELEAEELALAVLERARGDAALVVAERRRQRAEHHAAGRPAQNAEEAAAAAESTRAVLERDRDRLGSARGRLEADDANRQRLAGLRVAIEAQQARCALWGKMAQLIGSATGQKMRNFAQSLSLDLLLTHANRHLEDLARRYRLERVAGADLEIQVVDREMGDERRGVHSLSGGELFLVSLALALGLSAMAAGTSGGIGTLFIDEGFGTLDPDSLDVALSCLEALQAGGRQVGVISHVPAMVERIGTQIRIMPLGGGRSRVTVQSVAGTALGVALEEVEGV; from the coding sequence ATGCGGATTCTTGCGGTGCGCGGCGCCAACCTAACCAGCCTGGACGGCCCCTTCGCCATCGATTTCGACCGGGAGCCGCTGCGGCGGGCCGGGTTGTTCGCCATCACCGGGCCGACCGGCGCCGGCAAGAGCACGATCCTGGATGCCCTGTGCCTTGCCCTGTTCGACAGCATGCCGCGGCTGCCGGAAGGGCGCGGCGAGATGCTGGGCCCCGAGGGCGATCCCAACAGCATCCGCACCACCGACGTGCGCACAATCTTGCGGCGGGGTGCCGGATTCGGTTGGGCCGAGGTGGATTTCGTCGGGATCGATGGCGACGCCTATCGTGCGCGCTGGGAGGTGCGGCGGGCGCGGCAGAAGGCACAGGGGGCCTTGCAGCAGCAGAGCATGTCGCTGAGCAGCCTGGACGGCGAGCGGCGCTTCGGCGACGGCAAGAAGAGCGTGCTGGAGGAGATCGAACGGCGGCTCGGCCTGACCTTCGAGCAGTTCCGGCGTGCGGTCCTGCTGGCCCAGGGCGATTTCGCCACCTTCCTGAAGGCGCCGCCGCGTGAGCGGTCCGCCCTGCTGGAGTTGCTGACGGGGACAGAGATTTACTCCCGGCTGTCCGTTGCGGCGCATGAGCGGGCGAATGCGGAGAAGCAGACGCTCGACACGCTGACGGCCCAGGGCGGCGGCATCGGGGTGCTGAACGACGATGACCGCGCGGCCTTGCAGAACGAGGCCGGCGAGGCGGCGGAGGCGGTGCGGGCCGGCGAGCAGGCGCTGGCCCTTGCCCAGGCGGCGCTCGCCTGGCACGAGCGCGACGGCCAACTCGCGGCGGCCGAGGGCAAGGCGGTCGAGGCGGCCGAAGCGACCGAGCGGGCATGGGTCGAGGCGGAGGGACGGCGCGGGGCGGCTGCCCGGCTGCGCGGGCTTCAACCGCTGCGGCCGCTGCTGGCCGATGCCGACCGGGCGAGCGGCGAAGCGGCCGAAGCGACCGCGGCGGTGGGACGCGCGACGGAGACTTGGGAGGCGGCGCGGCTGGCGGTGGAGGAAGCCACCGCCCGTCATGGCGACTCACGGCGGCGGTTCGAGGCTGCATGCGCGGAGCAGACCAAGGCAGAACCGGACTTTGAACGCGCGGCCGATCTGGATGGACGAATCACGGCGCTGACGAGCGAACAGGGAACTGCCGAGGCAGCGGCGAAGGCGGCGGCGCAGCGCAGCGGCACGGCGCGGAAGGCGGTGCAGGACATCGACACCGCCCTGTCGGCGGCACGCAACGATGCCGCGCGGCTTGAGGTCTGGCTGCGGGATCAGACGACCTTCGCCGTGGTCGCGAATCAGTGGGAGCGCTGGGACAGGCTGCTGGGACGCGCCATCGCCGATGGTCGAGCCTGGGAGGCCGCGACCCGCGAGCGTCAGCGGCTGGAACGGGAGCTTGCCTCGACGGAAGCCGCTGCGGAAGACGTGGAAATCAGGCTCGCCGACGCGCGGGAGCGCTGTCGTGCGGCCGAGAAAAAGCTGGAAACTCTGCGGAGCGAGGCGGCGCCGTCGCTCGACGAAGCAAGGCAGGCACGGGGCGAGGCCGGCCGGCGACGGGATGGGCTGCTGGCGCTGCTCGCCACCGGAGAGGCCCGCCAACGGCTTGCGACCGAGCGTGAAACGGCCGAACGGGACCGCCTGCAGCGGCTGGGCGAGGCGGAACGTGACGGAACGGCGGCGCGGGAGCTTGCCGAAAGCCGGGCCGGGCAGCGCGCTGCGGTCGAGGAGGCGGAACGGACCCTGCAACGGTTGCTGCTGGCCCAGCGCGAGGATGTGGAAAGCCTGCGCGGAAGGCTGGTGGAGGGCGAGGCCTGCCCGGTCTGCGGATCGGTCGACCATCCCTGGGCAGGTGCCGGCGTGACACCGCTCGGCCGGGTAGCGCAGGACCAGGAGCGGCACCTTGCCGAATTGCGCGAGACCCTGGCCGCGACGGTCGCCCGCCATGCCGCGCTGGAGGCGGCGGAACGGGCGGCGCGCAAGGAGGCCGACGGGCTGACGGCACGGCTGGCGGCTCTGGCGCGGGAGGCCGAAGCGCTCCAGCTCCGTTGGGCCGAGCAGACGGCGGCGGTCGGCTGGGAGGTTGAGGGCGGAACGCTCGCCGACATCCGTCAGGCGGTCGAAACGGTGGATCGGCGGCTTGCGGCCATCGCAGCCGACGAGGAACAGGCGCTCGACCATCGCCGGCGGCTGGATGCGGCACAGCAGGAGCATCGGCGGCTGGAGACCGCGGCGGCCGGGCTGGCAACGGAATGCGAAGCGACCCGGCAGCGGCTGGCCGACGGACGGCAGGCCTTGGCGCTCGCGGTGGCAGCGCTCGAGCGGACGGAGGCCGACCGGCAATCCGCTCTGGCGGAGTTGGCCGAAGGGTTGGCGGGAGAGGCGGAGTGGCGGTCACGGCTGGAGCGGGAGCCGGAGGACTACCGGGCCGGATTGGCGGCACGGGTGGCCGACTATCGGCAAAAGAGCGATGCGCTTGCCCTTGCGATCCGCGAGGTGGAGCGGGCCAGCGGCGAGCGGGCTGTGCAGACCGCCGAATTGGATGCCGCACTGCGGGCGGAGGAGGAGGCACGCGGGCGGGCCGGCGATCTGGCCGCGCGGCTGGCGGAGGCGCGGACAGCGCGCGGTGCTCTGCTGGGCGGGCGTCCGGTGGCATTGGTGCGCAAGCTGCTGGCCGGCGAGCGGCACGAGGCCGAAGCCCTTGTGGAGAAGGCCACTTTTGCGCGGCAGGATGCCATCGCCCGGCTGTCGGCAGCGGAGCAGGACCGCGAAACCCGCGGCGAGGCCGCCCGGCTGTGCGTCGACAAGGCCAGGGTGGCCGGGGAGCGGCTGGACCGGGCGGCGGCAGACCGTGGCGTCGGGCTGGAGGAGGTCCGCCAGCTGCTGGCGGCCGCCGAAAGCGAACTGGAGGCGGAAGAACTGGCGCTGGCCGTGCTGGAGCGGGCGCGTGGCGATGCGGCGCTGGTGGTTGCCGAACGGCGCCGGCAACGCGCTGAGCATCATGCGGCGGGCCGGCCGGCTCAGAACGCCGAAGAGGCCGCAGCCGCGGCGGAGAGCACCCGCGCGGTGCTGGAGCGGGACCGCGACCGGCTAGGCTCTGCGCGCGGGCGGCTGGAGGCCGACGACGCCAATCGGCAGCGGCTGGCCGGGCTGCGGGTGGCGATCGAGGCGCAACAGGCGCGCTGTGCCCTATGGGGCAAGATGGCGCAGCTGATCGGTTCGGCGACCGGGCAGAAGATGCGCAACTTCGCCCAGAGCCTGAGCCTCGACCTGCTGCTGACCCACGCCAACCGGCATCTGGAGGATCTTGCCCGCCGCTATCGGCTGGAGCGGGTAGCGGGGGCCGATCTGGAGATCCAGGTGGTCGACCGCGAGATGGGCGACGAACGCCGTGGCGTACACAGCCTGTCGGGCGGCGAGCTGTTCCTGGTGTCGCTGGCCCTGGCGCTCGGGCTGTCGGCGATGGCGGCGGGGACCTCGGGCGGGATCGGCACGCTGTTCATCGACGAGGGGTTCGGCACGCTCGATCCCGACAGCCTGGACGTGGCGCTGTCCTGCCTGGAAGCATTGCAGGCCGGCGGGCGGCAGGTGGGGGTGATCAGCCACGTTCCGGCGATGGTCGAGCGCATCGGCACGCAGATCCGCATCATGCCGCTCGGCGGCGGGCGCAGCCGGGTGACGGTGCAGTCGGTGGCGGGGACGGCGCTGGGGGTGGCTTTGGAGGAGGTGGAGGGGGTTTGA
- a CDS encoding AAA family ATPase — translation MRFTGTDRYVATDDLMVAVNAAITLERPLLVKGEPGTGKTVLAVEIARALNRPLLSWHVKSTTKAQQGLYEYDAVSRLRDSQLGEAKVHDIANYIVRGKLWEAFEAPVPPVLLIDEIDKADIEFPNDLLLELDRMEFHVYETRQTIKAAKRPIVIITSNNEKELPDAFLRRCFFHYIRFPERETMERIVEVHYPGLKAALLREALNLFYDLREVPGLKKKPSTSELLDWIKLLMVEEVDPETLRAKDARTLIPPLCGALLKNEQDVHTLERLAFLAKRGR, via the coding sequence ATGCGCTTCACCGGCACCGACCGCTATGTCGCCACCGACGATCTGATGGTGGCGGTCAACGCCGCGATCACGCTGGAGCGGCCGCTTCTGGTGAAGGGGGAGCCCGGCACCGGCAAGACCGTGCTGGCGGTGGAAATCGCCCGCGCTCTGAACAGGCCGCTGCTGTCCTGGCATGTGAAGTCGACGACCAAGGCGCAGCAGGGCCTGTATGAGTACGATGCGGTCAGCCGCCTGCGCGACAGCCAGCTGGGCGAGGCGAAGGTCCACGACATCGCCAACTACATCGTCCGTGGCAAGCTGTGGGAAGCCTTCGAGGCGCCGGTGCCGCCGGTCCTGCTGATCGACGAGATCGACAAGGCCGACATCGAGTTCCCCAACGACCTGCTGCTGGAACTCGACCGCATGGAGTTCCACGTCTACGAGACCCGCCAGACGATCAAGGCGGCCAAGCGCCCCATCGTCATCATCACGTCCAACAACGAAAAGGAACTGCCGGACGCCTTCCTGCGCCGCTGCTTCTTCCACTACATCCGCTTCCCCGAGCGCGAGACGATGGAGCGCATCGTCGAGGTCCATTATCCCGGCCTGAAAGCCGCGCTGCTGCGCGAGGCGCTGAACCTGTTCTACGACCTGCGCGAGGTTCCGGGCCTGAAGAAGAAGCCGTCCACCTCCGAACTGCTGGACTGGATCAAGCTGCTGATGGTCGAGGAGGTCGATCCCGAGACCCTGCGCGCCAAGGACGCCCGCACGCTGATCCCGCCGCTGTGCGGCGCGCTGCTGAAGAACGAGCAGGATGTGCACACGCTGGAACGGCTGGCGTTCCTGGCCAAGCGGGGGCGTTGA
- a CDS encoding glycosyltransferase: MTGIGRYVRNMARCLARIHADEGTRLIVTLGRLAHAPLLAATVANDVHAHLFQPLIPGRPSDRPARQVGYRETPEALEDDLVARGATVYFDPNPFAMYKSFFAPRLLGHAAMIHDLVPLSFRSAYLDRWPDPLKAEYMRRLLHLAEKADVLFFPSHASAEEFHRHVRPRAGMTLCVTGEGVDPVFLASKTEMEAYGHIPANGRPFMLMVSNLTDRRKNLGFTLTAYHHFLRLAAPTRHAGMGLEIVMPSDALIDQAQAHCRALGIAGQVRFRIAVSDDSLCRLYHDAALLVCPSAAEGFGLPVIEALACGTPVLSSSRTGLAELQCDGWIMPADLSSELALAEGMLRAVDRPRGDPEAARRYVARFDWNEVARRTYGALSAARRS, translated from the coding sequence ATGACCGGCATCGGTCGTTATGTCCGCAACATGGCCCGTTGCCTCGCACGCATCCATGCCGACGAGGGTACCCGTCTCATCGTGACGCTCGGGCGGTTGGCGCATGCACCGCTGCTCGCGGCGACGGTCGCGAACGATGTCCACGCCCATCTGTTCCAGCCGTTGATTCCCGGCCGCCCGTCCGATAGACCCGCAAGACAGGTCGGGTACCGCGAAACTCCCGAGGCACTGGAAGACGATCTGGTCGCCAGGGGGGCGACCGTCTATTTCGATCCGAATCCCTTCGCCATGTACAAAAGCTTCTTCGCACCCAGGCTGCTGGGTCATGCGGCGATGATCCACGATCTGGTACCGCTGAGCTTCCGCTCGGCCTATCTGGACCGGTGGCCGGACCCGTTGAAGGCCGAATATATGAGGCGTCTCCTCCATTTGGCGGAAAAGGCCGATGTCCTGTTCTTCCCGTCGCATGCGAGCGCCGAGGAGTTCCACCGCCATGTCCGCCCGCGGGCCGGGATGACGCTGTGCGTCACCGGCGAAGGGGTCGATCCGGTCTTTCTCGCTTCGAAGACGGAAATGGAGGCGTACGGTCATATCCCGGCGAATGGCCGCCCATTCATGCTGATGGTCTCGAACCTGACGGACAGGCGCAAGAATCTGGGATTCACTTTGACGGCCTATCATCATTTCCTGCGGTTGGCCGCCCCGACCCGCCACGCCGGGATGGGTTTGGAAATCGTGATGCCTTCGGATGCGCTCATCGATCAGGCGCAGGCCCATTGCCGCGCGCTGGGAATTGCCGGACAAGTCCGCTTCCGCATCGCCGTGTCCGACGACAGCCTGTGCCGGCTGTACCACGATGCGGCCCTGCTGGTCTGCCCCTCCGCCGCCGAAGGGTTCGGATTGCCGGTCATCGAGGCGCTGGCCTGCGGCACGCCGGTGCTGAGCAGCAGCAGGACGGGGTTGGCCGAACTGCAATGCGACGGCTGGATCATGCCGGCCGACCTGTCGTCCGAGCTGGCGCTGGCCGAAGGCATGCTACGGGCGGTCGACCGGCCGCGCGGCGATCCCGAGGCGGCGCGCCGCTACGTCGCACGGTTCGACTGGAACGAGGTCGCCCGACGGACTTATGGGGCCCTGTCCGCGGCCAGACGCTCATGA